A window from Pseudomonadota bacterium encodes these proteins:
- a CDS encoding PD-(D/E)XK nuclease family protein, translated as MPATLVTGPINSGKTSLALKILAGCDPGRTGMVVVPDRATATLLRRRFAAGLSGPLKAMRADSIEDWAGFVRRLAAPALPVATRQHSLLIVLGLLGKMRLSHFGAAARSYSTAESFAGTILALKENLVGPSDLAEIVSGTGETCLRERDLIRVYGEYDRELTGRGLLDEGDLTMLAIRAAIEGAPGLSGMGTIVFDEFAMPSPAQLAMVRALAAGREDAEITITCPSASSDSERPFADWLRRARDAWLSAADGEQRLAPAPAKAPRVRVLKAATPAQEARHAALIVQGEGLRASDFVVAARAQDSFLEWFLSEAHSMDLLPEHPTPDGAMGSPLAHELLSPDSVGRLPSRATPSVFASRMREMAELRRRARPWVAALRERRGRGRVAARSLAAAGIIEESLAALSAAEWATGAITIGREQFAQLFRHDLGLRTARSTMLESVLPFRLHPLGLPLAREAGGVIVPRMTEGSFPARPGETLFFSDWREEAIRRIFPDAEDMHARESYAFETMLEKCTGRITLLFPAVADSGGQTIPSPFVDRFIGTGEAPRPLAPCVLGAGPRGRKGGETDRIIEVELARIAGEEPRESRHGNHMGVLRSRAAREAMRERFTAAEFSPTALERYAECPFAFFAQYALRATEPPEETPQIRPMDRGRVVHEILARYYRDSRLVSRNPGPGTRERGPGIAGNLERSVRKIAEAVWTEQGAGLEYVSPGLREREIDEAAGMALMVIRAEGEEARSISSPLSPCEFEWEFSMAKGNALRIEVKGQGPLYIRGRVDRIDADQKRRMFLVIDYKTGREEQVSGRIESGSHLQLPLYIRAVKGALLADAVPLGGLLMEIREASSSGDGRKTCGKTKGLVLKDFEGKCYRVGGAHSKMDGGRMGALLLSAERKSAEFASSIRQGLFPASDGADCERCDYGDICRHRTVSAD; from the coding sequence GACCCGGGCCGCACCGGCATGGTCGTTGTCCCCGACCGGGCGACAGCGACCCTGCTCAGGCGCCGGTTCGCCGCGGGGCTTTCGGGCCCCTTGAAGGCGATGCGCGCCGACTCTATAGAGGACTGGGCCGGATTCGTGAGGAGGCTCGCCGCGCCGGCGCTCCCGGTCGCGACCAGGCAGCACTCCCTGCTCATCGTGCTCGGCCTCCTCGGGAAGATGCGCCTCTCCCATTTCGGAGCGGCCGCCCGCTCCTACTCCACCGCCGAATCGTTTGCCGGCACGATCCTCGCGCTCAAGGAGAACCTGGTCGGTCCCTCCGACCTCGCTGAGATCGTCTCAGGCACGGGCGAGACCTGCCTCAGGGAGAGGGATCTCATCCGCGTCTACGGTGAGTACGACAGGGAGCTCACAGGCAGGGGCCTCCTCGACGAGGGGGACCTCACCATGCTCGCGATAAGGGCCGCGATCGAAGGGGCGCCCGGGCTCTCGGGGATGGGGACGATCGTCTTCGACGAGTTCGCCATGCCGTCGCCGGCCCAGCTCGCGATGGTGCGCGCGCTCGCCGCGGGCAGAGAGGACGCAGAGATCACGATCACGTGCCCATCGGCCTCGTCCGACTCGGAGCGGCCGTTCGCGGACTGGCTGCGCCGCGCGCGGGACGCCTGGCTCTCCGCAGCGGACGGGGAGCAGCGCCTTGCGCCGGCTCCTGCGAAGGCACCCCGCGTCCGCGTGCTCAAGGCGGCGACGCCGGCGCAGGAGGCGCGCCACGCGGCACTCATCGTTCAGGGCGAAGGGCTGCGCGCCTCCGATTTCGTGGTCGCCGCGCGGGCGCAAGATTCGTTCCTCGAGTGGTTCTTGTCCGAGGCCCACTCCATGGATCTTTTGCCCGAGCACCCCACGCCCGACGGCGCCATGGGCTCGCCCCTGGCCCACGAGCTCCTGTCGCCCGATTCCGTCGGGCGCCTGCCGTCCCGCGCGACGCCCTCCGTGTTCGCGTCGCGCATGCGGGAGATGGCGGAGCTCCGAAGGAGGGCGAGGCCCTGGGTCGCGGCCCTCAGGGAACGGCGCGGCCGCGGGAGGGTCGCGGCGCGCAGCCTCGCGGCAGCCGGGATAATCGAGGAGTCGCTGGCCGCCCTCTCCGCCGCCGAGTGGGCAACGGGCGCGATCACGATCGGCCGCGAGCAGTTCGCGCAGCTTTTCCGTCACGATCTCGGCCTTCGCACCGCGCGCTCCACCATGCTGGAGTCGGTGCTGCCGTTCCGGCTCCACCCGCTCGGCCTGCCCCTCGCGCGCGAGGCCGGGGGCGTGATCGTGCCCCGCATGACAGAGGGATCGTTCCCGGCGCGTCCGGGCGAGACCCTCTTCTTCTCCGACTGGAGGGAGGAGGCGATCCGCAGGATATTCCCCGACGCGGAGGACATGCACGCGAGGGAGTCCTACGCCTTCGAGACCATGCTCGAAAAATGCACCGGCCGGATCACCCTCCTCTTCCCGGCGGTCGCAGACAGCGGCGGCCAGACCATCCCCTCCCCCTTCGTCGACCGGTTCATAGGCACCGGCGAAGCGCCCCGGCCGCTCGCCCCGTGCGTGCTGGGGGCCGGGCCCCGCGGCCGCAAGGGAGGCGAGACGGACAGGATCATCGAGGTGGAGCTCGCAAGGATCGCCGGAGAGGAACCGCGCGAGTCGAGGCACGGCAATCACATGGGGGTGCTCCGCTCCCGCGCCGCGCGGGAGGCGATGAGGGAGCGGTTCACCGCCGCTGAGTTCAGCCCCACCGCGCTCGAGAGATACGCCGAGTGCCCGTTCGCATTCTTCGCGCAGTACGCGCTTCGCGCGACCGAGCCGCCGGAGGAAACGCCCCAGATACGGCCCATGGACCGCGGAAGAGTCGTGCACGAGATACTGGCGAGATATTACCGGGATTCAAGACTCGTGAGCCGGAATCCGGGACCCGGGACCCGTGAGAGGGGACCGGGGATCGCCGGGAATCTTGAGAGGAGCGTCAGGAAGATCGCCGAGGCGGTGTGGACGGAACAAGGCGCGGGGCTCGAATACGTGAGCCCGGGCCTCAGGGAGCGGGAGATCGACGAGGCCGCCGGCATGGCGCTCATGGTGATCCGTGCGGAGGGGGAAGAGGCGCGCAGCATCTCCTCTCCCCTCTCGCCCTGCGAGTTCGAGTGGGAGTTCTCGATGGCGAAGGGCAACGCGCTCAGGATCGAGGTGAAGGGCCAGGGGCCGCTCTACATACGGGGACGGGTGGACCGCATCGATGCGGACCAAAAACGCAGGATGTTCCTCGTGATCGACTACAAGACCGGACGGGAGGAGCAGGTGTCCGGCCGCATAGAGAGCGGCTCGCACCTGCAGCTGCCGCTCTACATAAGGGCGGTCAAGGGCGCGCTCCTCGCCGACGCCGTGCCGCTCGGCGGGCTGCTCATGGAGATCAGGGAGGCGTCCTCGTCGGGCGACGGCAGAAAGACATGCGGCAAGACAAAGGGGCTGGTGCTGAAGGATTTCGAGGGGAAATGCTACAGGGTGGGCGGGGCCCACTCCAAGATGGACGGGGGGCGCATGGGTGCGCTCCTCCTCTCGGCCGAGCGCAAATCGGCCGAGTTCGCCTCCTCGATCAGGCAGGGGCTCTTCCCCGCCTCCGACGGGGCGGACTGCGAGCGGTGCGATTATGGCGATATCTGCAGGCACAGAACGGTTTCAGCCGACTGA